The proteins below come from a single Angustibacter sp. Root456 genomic window:
- a CDS encoding patatin-like protein, whose amino-acid sequence MPGPDDTTTTRPKPHTVTELRLALICYGGVSLAIYMHGVAKELHKLVVASRAFDELGPAAANPFDERTDTEHAYFETLGDLARERVLVSANIDIVAGTSAGGINGVCLAKVLARNGSQDALKRLWINEGDLTKLLNAPPVGGWRTRAALAVGRTLLRLRQPVSPLRGARMSQLLYDAISAMDQPVDPSRASLLLPATPLDLFVTTTDLDGAAVLVASGAGGASQRETNHAQVVQFRARDGVEKTFGPGSVGALAFAARATSSFPGAFPPVSLTSFAAEIDPRPLDTDAVALMFRRRYADTTAARRWFVDGGVLDNAPFDLVVEAIAEKRARTEVVRRLVYIQPDPGLRLMQQDDQPDGDESAPGYLKALLRSVVGVKGSHSILRDLEDLRDLNVRVAELGAIAAQQMDQVTAAIDEAWQQTAGAPQSAWSIDDPDDVKRLADSMYAQAPAFAGAAFTTYCRLKVEAAGERLADEIVARFVYPPGSSRTTFVRAALAAWARGRVEWRQPDSTRLLEMLGPVDVPYRERRLMFILAGINALYPVADSGPGTPRRTELDALKAKAWELLDDLHAAPRDAVGAVTDSLVAFLGADLSDDAVFANPEAFAAEHDAAFTQLFTTYRASLAEQLADSSVPMWQSFAELTRAWAAETRRGLLSRYLGFPLWDALIFPTVALSRLPQFTPITVSQFSPLAAMALPTPKGGKLKGVSLHHFGGFVDAAWRENDYLWGRLDGAELVLRMLRGTAGPASEPRSAAEAAEQAGPHLEAALSAVLGSERDLERITGLRATLEAQVAALS is encoded by the coding sequence GTGCCAGGACCCGACGACACCACGACGACGCGGCCGAAGCCGCACACCGTCACCGAGCTGCGTCTCGCCCTCATCTGCTACGGAGGGGTGTCGCTGGCGATCTACATGCACGGGGTCGCCAAGGAGCTGCACAAGCTGGTGGTCGCGTCCCGCGCGTTCGACGAGCTGGGCCCGGCAGCGGCCAACCCCTTCGACGAGCGCACCGACACCGAGCACGCCTACTTCGAGACGCTCGGCGACCTGGCCAGGGAGCGGGTGCTGGTCTCGGCCAACATCGACATCGTGGCCGGCACCTCGGCAGGGGGCATCAACGGCGTCTGCCTGGCCAAGGTCCTGGCGCGCAACGGATCGCAGGACGCCTTGAAGCGGCTGTGGATCAACGAGGGCGACCTCACCAAGCTGCTCAACGCCCCGCCGGTCGGGGGATGGCGCACGCGGGCTGCGCTGGCGGTGGGCCGCACCCTCCTGAGACTGCGACAGCCGGTGTCGCCGCTGCGTGGCGCGCGCATGTCGCAGCTGCTCTACGACGCCATCAGCGCCATGGATCAGCCGGTCGACCCCAGCCGCGCAAGCCTCCTGCTGCCCGCGACGCCCCTCGACCTGTTCGTCACCACCACCGACCTGGACGGCGCGGCGGTGTTGGTGGCGAGCGGTGCCGGCGGCGCGAGCCAGCGCGAGACCAACCACGCCCAGGTCGTGCAGTTCCGCGCGCGCGACGGCGTGGAGAAGACCTTCGGACCCGGCAGCGTGGGCGCGCTGGCCTTCGCGGCGAGGGCCACGTCGTCGTTCCCCGGGGCGTTCCCGCCAGTGAGCCTCACGAGCTTCGCGGCCGAGATCGACCCTCGGCCGCTCGACACCGACGCCGTGGCGCTGATGTTCCGCCGCCGGTACGCCGACACCACTGCGGCACGTCGGTGGTTCGTCGACGGCGGCGTGCTCGACAACGCGCCGTTCGATCTCGTCGTCGAGGCCATCGCCGAGAAGCGGGCGCGCACCGAGGTGGTGCGTCGGCTGGTCTACATCCAGCCCGACCCGGGCCTCCGGCTCATGCAGCAGGACGACCAGCCGGACGGCGACGAGTCGGCGCCGGGGTACCTGAAGGCGTTGCTGCGCAGCGTCGTCGGGGTCAAGGGCAGCCACTCGATCCTGCGCGACCTCGAGGACCTGCGCGACCTCAACGTCCGGGTGGCCGAGCTCGGCGCCATCGCCGCCCAGCAGATGGACCAGGTGACGGCGGCCATCGACGAGGCCTGGCAGCAGACGGCTGGCGCACCGCAGAGCGCGTGGAGCATCGACGACCCTGACGACGTCAAGCGCCTGGCCGACAGCATGTACGCGCAGGCGCCGGCGTTCGCCGGTGCCGCTTTCACGACGTACTGCCGGCTCAAGGTCGAGGCAGCGGGCGAGCGCCTGGCCGACGAGATCGTCGCGCGGTTCGTCTACCCGCCCGGCTCCAGCCGCACCACCTTCGTACGCGCCGCCCTGGCCGCGTGGGCCCGTGGTCGCGTCGAGTGGCGGCAGCCTGACTCGACGCGGCTGCTCGAGATGCTGGGGCCGGTCGACGTGCCGTACCGCGAGCGACGGCTCATGTTCATCCTCGCGGGCATCAACGCGCTGTACCCGGTGGCCGACTCCGGCCCGGGCACGCCGCGCCGCACGGAGCTGGATGCGTTGAAGGCCAAGGCCTGGGAGCTGCTCGACGATCTGCACGCCGCGCCGCGCGACGCCGTGGGCGCCGTGACGGACTCCCTCGTCGCCTTCCTCGGCGCCGACCTGAGCGACGACGCGGTGTTCGCCAACCCCGAGGCCTTCGCGGCCGAGCACGACGCGGCGTTCACGCAGCTCTTCACGACCTACCGGGCCAGCCTCGCCGAGCAGCTCGCCGACAGCAGCGTGCCGATGTGGCAGTCGTTCGCCGAGCTGACGCGAGCCTGGGCCGCCGAGACGCGCCGCGGCCTGCTCTCGCGCTACCTCGGCTTTCCCTTGTGGGACGCCCTGATCTTCCCGACCGTGGCGCTCTCGCGGCTGCCGCAGTTCACGCCGATCACGGTGAGCCAGTTCAGTCCGTTGGCCGCCATGGCCTTGCCGACGCCGAAGGGCGGCAAGCTCAAAGGCGTGTCGCTGCACCACTTCGGCGGTTTCGTCGACGCGGCGTGGCGGGAGAACGACTACCTCTGGGGACGTCTCGACGGCGCCGAGCTGGTGCTGCGGATGCTGCGCGGCACCGCGGGGCCGGCGTCCGAGCCGAGGTCAGCCGCAGAGGCCGCCGAGCAGGCTGGACCGCACCTCGAGGCCGCGCTGAGCGCCGTCCTGGGCAGCGAGCGCGACCTGGAGCGCATCACCGGCCTGCGCGCGACGCTCGAGGCTCAGGTGGCGGCCCTGTCTTGA
- a CDS encoding EAL domain-containing protein — protein MGVDFGAAGVAMTRLRAALARAIAPVTPHDDLTHWRLSAFLETADEVPFETTADGTITYAGPRSVDLLGYEPADVVGQSMAVVLAPRELDRARRLLSDSLVAGSGWTKERYTYVTRDGQERELYSSALLHVGPDGEPIGFTGTLRAIDADVAALAAWQRTHARVTAAIEQQALHAVYQPIVSVTSGEVVGVEALARFTAEPVQAPDRWFREAATVGLGTALELLAVEKALDGAQHLPPGLYVSVNVSPQTLLSGRLPRLLDESLWPTSRLVLEITEHVSVDDYAELLPFVDEVRARGARVAVDDAGAGYASFRHILRLRPDYIKLDRTLVDGLDVDPAKRALAGAFVTFGHEVGATVVAEGIETEQELRAAAALGIQSAQGYHLGRPAPVDQLAGSLPRPSPPVPVPARPPQDRAAT, from the coding sequence ATGGGGGTTGACTTCGGTGCCGCAGGCGTCGCGATGACGCGGCTGCGCGCTGCCCTCGCGCGGGCCATCGCCCCCGTGACGCCGCACGACGACCTCACCCACTGGCGGCTGTCGGCCTTCCTCGAGACCGCCGACGAGGTGCCCTTCGAGACCACTGCCGACGGCACCATCACCTACGCCGGGCCACGCTCGGTCGACCTGCTCGGCTACGAGCCTGCCGACGTGGTGGGCCAGAGCATGGCCGTGGTGCTGGCACCTCGCGAGCTGGACCGGGCCCGCCGGCTCCTCTCCGACTCACTCGTCGCCGGCTCGGGGTGGACCAAGGAGCGCTACACCTACGTGACGCGCGACGGGCAGGAGCGAGAGCTCTACAGCAGCGCGCTGCTGCACGTCGGCCCCGACGGCGAGCCCATCGGGTTCACCGGCACGCTGCGCGCGATCGACGCAGACGTCGCCGCGCTCGCCGCCTGGCAGCGCACGCACGCGCGGGTGACTGCGGCGATCGAGCAGCAGGCGCTGCACGCCGTCTACCAGCCGATCGTCTCGGTCACCTCTGGCGAGGTCGTCGGCGTCGAGGCTCTCGCCCGGTTCACCGCTGAGCCGGTGCAGGCGCCCGACCGGTGGTTCCGCGAGGCGGCCACCGTCGGTCTCGGCACCGCGCTCGAGCTGCTCGCCGTCGAGAAGGCTCTGGACGGCGCGCAGCACCTGCCGCCGGGGCTGTACGTGTCGGTCAACGTCTCACCGCAGACGCTCCTGAGCGGGCGCCTCCCCCGGCTGCTCGACGAGTCGTTGTGGCCGACGTCCCGACTGGTGCTCGAGATCACCGAGCACGTGTCGGTGGACGACTACGCCGAGCTGTTGCCGTTCGTCGACGAGGTCCGGGCCCGCGGGGCGCGCGTGGCGGTGGACGACGCCGGAGCCGGCTACGCGTCGTTCCGGCACATCCTGCGGCTGCGACCGGACTACATCAAGCTCGACCGCACGCTGGTCGACGGCCTCGACGTCGACCCCGCCAAGCGGGCCCTCGCCGGCGCCTTCGTGACGTTCGGGCACGAGGTGGGGGCGACCGTCGTCGCCGAAGGGATCGAGACCGAGCAGGAGCTGCGGGCCGCTGCGGCGCTGGGTATCCAGAGCGCCCAGGGCTACCACCTGGGTCGGCCGGCTCCCGTCGACCAGCTGGCGGGCTCGCTGCCGCGCCCGTCGCCGCCGGTGCCCGTGCCGGCGCGGCCGCCTCAAGACAGGGCCGCCACCTGA
- a CDS encoding MFS transporter, with protein sequence MREHAGWSPWRTIVGFGVVSLLADVVYEGARSITGPLLASLGATAVVVGVVTGAGEAAALVLRLVFGPLADRTHRYWAIAIAGYALTAVSVPLLAVTPFVGGAGLALACVLVLAERTGKAVRSPAKSTLLADAAGHVGMGRGLGVHKALDQFGAFVGPLIVSGVIAVTAVIWPAMLALAVPGIAAVVLLGWMRARLDGSRQPTSPPAEATAVDVPRERLPRAFYLFAASAGAVSAGLVTFGLISFHLATQHLVSVAVVPVVYAAAMGAEAIAALATGYLYDRHGARVLVVLPVLVAVVPLLAFRGVVGVVVLGVVIWGAATGLQDSTAKALVADLVDRNRRASAYGVFAAIQGAAAVSGGAVAGALYERSLPALAVVVAVTQAVALLLLLASLRAHRPPSVVDM encoded by the coding sequence GTGCGCGAGCACGCTGGGTGGTCGCCGTGGCGCACGATCGTGGGCTTCGGCGTGGTGTCGTTGCTCGCCGACGTCGTCTACGAGGGGGCGCGCTCGATCACCGGGCCCCTGCTGGCCTCGCTGGGCGCGACGGCCGTGGTGGTCGGCGTCGTCACCGGCGCGGGGGAGGCGGCGGCGCTGGTGCTGCGGCTGGTGTTCGGCCCGCTCGCCGACCGCACGCACCGGTACTGGGCCATCGCGATCGCGGGGTACGCGCTCACCGCGGTGAGCGTGCCGCTGCTCGCCGTGACCCCGTTCGTGGGCGGGGCAGGGCTCGCGCTCGCGTGCGTGCTGGTGCTGGCCGAGCGCACGGGCAAGGCGGTGCGCAGCCCGGCCAAGTCGACCTTGCTCGCAGACGCCGCCGGGCACGTGGGGATGGGGCGCGGGCTGGGCGTCCACAAGGCGCTCGACCAGTTCGGGGCGTTCGTCGGGCCACTGATCGTCAGCGGCGTGATCGCGGTGACGGCCGTCATCTGGCCGGCGATGCTGGCGCTCGCGGTGCCGGGCATCGCGGCCGTCGTGCTGCTGGGGTGGATGCGGGCGCGGCTGGACGGCAGCCGGCAGCCGACGTCGCCACCGGCCGAGGCCACCGCCGTGGACGTCCCGCGCGAACGACTGCCGCGGGCGTTCTACCTCTTCGCGGCCTCAGCCGGGGCCGTGAGCGCGGGGCTCGTGACCTTCGGGCTCATCTCGTTCCACCTCGCGACGCAGCACCTGGTGAGCGTCGCGGTGGTGCCCGTGGTCTACGCGGCGGCGATGGGCGCCGAGGCGATCGCGGCGCTGGCCACCGGGTACCTCTACGACCGTCACGGGGCACGCGTGCTCGTGGTGCTGCCGGTGCTCGTGGCGGTCGTGCCGCTGCTGGCCTTCCGCGGGGTCGTCGGGGTCGTCGTCCTCGGCGTGGTGATCTGGGGCGCGGCGACGGGGCTGCAGGACTCGACGGCCAAGGCGCTCGTGGCCGACCTGGTCGACCGCAACCGCCGCGCCAGCGCCTACGGGGTCTTCGCAGCCATCCAGGGCGCCGCTGCGGTGAGCGGCGGCGCCGTCGCCGGTGCGCTCTACGAGCGCTCGCTGCCGGCGCTCGCGGTGGTGGTGGCCGTCACCCAGGCCGTGGCGCTGCTGCTCCTGCTCGCGTCCCTCCGCGCCCACCGGCCGCCGTCCGTCGTCGACATGTGA
- a CDS encoding FMN-binding protein gives MRRRTAAATVITAAAALVTAWRVGGTAGQPGSVPGVHVVAAPPSASSTHQPASRSKTGSRSTTRTTAPATKRTITGAVVSTPYGDVQVAAVVKGSKLLDVKALHLTDANGTSRSISANAAPQLRSEALQAQSAQIDTVSGATYTSEGYRQSLQAALDAAHL, from the coding sequence GTGAGGCGCCGGACGGCGGCAGCGACCGTCATCACCGCAGCAGCCGCACTCGTGACGGCGTGGCGCGTCGGCGGTACGGCGGGTCAGCCCGGCAGCGTGCCCGGCGTGCACGTCGTGGCCGCACCGCCCTCGGCGTCGTCGACGCACCAGCCGGCGTCTCGCAGCAAGACCGGCTCACGCTCGACCACCCGGACGACGGCCCCCGCCACCAAGCGCACCATCACCGGTGCGGTGGTGTCGACGCCGTACGGGGACGTGCAGGTGGCTGCGGTCGTGAAGGGCTCGAAGCTGCTCGACGTCAAGGCGCTGCACCTCACCGACGCCAACGGGACGTCGCGCTCGATCAGCGCGAACGCAGCGCCTCAGCTGCGCTCGGAGGCGCTGCAGGCGCAGTCGGCGCAGATCGACACGGTGAGCGGGGCGACGTACACGAGCGAGGGGTACCGCCAGTCGCTGCAGGCCGCGCTCGACGCCGCCCACCTCTGA
- a CDS encoding ferric reductase-like transmembrane domain-containing protein gives MSTVIGPVRHTDARRTSGTHAPGQERARARRRAADVLEVIAVTVVVATAVLFLLDGGSSALTGGTAADRLVGLGRLTGLVGTVLLLLQLLLAARLPWVDRTYGHDRALVAHRRLSRVALPLLLAHAGALVLGYGARSGISPALAWLVEPVRMLGGAVPDMLTAFVALGVLVVVAVTSVNAARRRTRHETWHLVHFTAYAGVALSLPHQLSTGTDIAGHPVTRAFWLALYVATAGAVVVFRVLVPLWRSLRHQLVVEQVVPEGPGVVSVVVRGRLLNRLPVRAGQFMHWRFLTRGLWAAAHPWSLSAAPDGRRLRLTVRDLGDHSRRLMELQPGTRVVIEGPYGAFTTARRTQQRVLLIAAGIGITPVRAIVEELAGAPSTRPGDVTVLYRGNDERSLVLVDELHHLAATSDVRVETLVGPPVPGSWLPPHLARRERRADAATLRRLVPHLRDHDVYLCGPPAWMSLVRRDLTQAGVPASQVHDERFGW, from the coding sequence ATGAGCACCGTGATCGGGCCCGTCAGGCACACCGATGCGCGCCGTACGTCCGGCACCCACGCGCCGGGTCAGGAGCGGGCGCGAGCGCGGCGGCGCGCGGCCGACGTCCTCGAGGTGATCGCGGTCACGGTCGTCGTCGCGACGGCCGTGCTGTTCCTGCTCGACGGCGGCAGCTCGGCTCTCACCGGCGGCACCGCGGCCGACCGGCTCGTGGGCCTGGGCCGCCTGACCGGCCTGGTGGGCACGGTGCTCCTTCTGCTGCAGCTGCTGCTGGCCGCACGACTGCCGTGGGTCGACCGCACGTACGGGCACGACCGCGCGCTCGTGGCGCATCGCCGGCTCAGCCGGGTGGCGCTGCCGCTGCTGCTGGCTCATGCCGGCGCGCTGGTGCTCGGCTACGGCGCGCGGTCGGGGATCAGCCCGGCCCTCGCGTGGCTGGTCGAGCCGGTGCGCATGCTCGGTGGTGCGGTGCCCGACATGCTCACGGCGTTCGTCGCGCTCGGTGTGCTGGTCGTCGTCGCGGTGACGTCGGTGAACGCCGCGCGCCGCCGGACCCGCCACGAGACCTGGCACCTCGTGCACTTCACCGCCTACGCGGGTGTCGCGCTGTCGCTGCCCCACCAGCTGTCGACGGGCACCGACATCGCCGGGCACCCCGTGACCCGGGCGTTCTGGCTGGCGCTCTACGTCGCTACCGCAGGCGCCGTCGTGGTGTTCCGCGTGCTGGTTCCGTTGTGGCGCAGCCTGCGTCACCAGCTCGTCGTCGAGCAGGTGGTGCCCGAGGGGCCGGGCGTCGTGTCGGTCGTGGTGCGCGGTCGGCTGCTGAACCGCCTGCCCGTGCGCGCCGGCCAGTTCATGCACTGGAGGTTCCTGACCCGGGGGCTGTGGGCAGCAGCCCACCCGTGGTCGCTCTCGGCCGCACCTGACGGCCGCCGCCTGCGCCTCACGGTGCGCGACCTCGGCGACCACTCGCGTCGCCTGATGGAGCTGCAGCCGGGCACGCGCGTGGTGATCGAGGGCCCCTACGGTGCGTTCACGACCGCCCGGCGGACGCAGCAGCGGGTGCTGCTCATCGCCGCGGGCATCGGCATCACGCCGGTGCGCGCGATCGTGGAGGAGCTGGCCGGCGCGCCGTCCACCCGCCCCGGCGACGTGACGGTGCTCTACCGCGGCAACGACGAGCGCTCGCTCGTGCTGGTCGACGAGCTGCACCACCTGGCGGCGACGTCCGACGTGCGGGTCGAGACGCTCGTGGGGCCGCCCGTACCGGGCTCGTGGCTGCCGCCGCACCTGGCCCGGCGCGAGCGCCGCGCCGACGCCGCGACGCTGCGCCGCCTGGTGCCGCACCTGCGCGACCACGACGTCTACCTGTGCGGGCCGCCCGCGTGGATGTCGCTGGTGCGGCGCGACCTGACGCAGGCCGGCGTGCCGGCCTCGCAGGTGCACGACGAGCGGTTCGGCTGGTGA
- a CDS encoding response regulator transcription factor: MTDAHPQPQPPRPRLLLVEDEADLAGLLEGLLISEGYDVDVARDGQRGLHLGLTGDHDVLVVDRGLPAIEGVDLVRRLRGRAVTAPVLMLTARGTTDDRVEGLDAGAEDYLVKPFDVDELLARLRALLRRHRDVAESLSLGTRTLSPEQRLVTGGGQPDVELSPREAALLEVLARRPERVFSRSELLDRVFDDADTTGSVDTYVHYLRRKLGRDVVRTVRGSGYRLGSA, from the coding sequence GTGACCGACGCTCACCCGCAACCTCAGCCGCCGCGCCCTCGGTTGCTGCTCGTCGAGGACGAAGCCGATCTCGCTGGGCTCCTGGAGGGCCTGCTGATCAGCGAGGGCTACGACGTCGACGTCGCGCGCGACGGCCAGCGCGGCCTGCACCTCGGGCTCACCGGCGACCACGACGTGCTCGTGGTCGACCGCGGCCTGCCGGCGATCGAGGGCGTCGACCTGGTCCGCCGCCTGCGCGGGCGGGCTGTCACCGCGCCGGTGCTGATGCTCACGGCCCGCGGCACCACCGACGACCGGGTCGAGGGTCTCGACGCCGGCGCCGAGGACTACCTCGTCAAGCCGTTCGACGTCGACGAGCTGCTGGCCCGGCTGCGCGCCCTGCTGCGCCGCCACCGCGACGTCGCCGAGTCGCTGTCGCTCGGCACGCGCACGCTGTCACCGGAGCAGCGGCTGGTCACCGGCGGCGGCCAGCCCGACGTCGAGCTGTCGCCGCGCGAGGCGGCGCTGCTCGAGGTGCTCGCCCGCCGCCCGGAGCGGGTGTTCTCGCGCTCCGAGCTGCTCGACCGCGTGTTCGACGACGCCGACACCACCGGGTCGGTCGACACCTACGTGCACTACCTGCGCCGCAAGCTCGGGCGCGACGTCGTCCGCACCGTGCGCGGTAGCGGCTACCGGCTGGGCTCAGCATGA
- a CDS encoding HAMP domain-containing sensor histidine kinase, whose protein sequence is MRDATAADRQLMRRASASVAIQAALAVALVVLAMTAVVLVVDEQQQHRQADSTTRSAWARADDVSDPPVGIWLVLRTEGGRTLVTDGAPEAVREVDPAKQPDGASRLTVGGQELALWTGDRRFGRLSAVYDLSPRESERNRLLVSLGVAALLGIAGAAGVGALIGRRAVRPMGEALGLQRRFVADASHELRTPLTVLHTRAQLLRRRLVGQTADPATRDELDRLVRDAQGLGEVVTDLLLAAELEHAPQRGEPVDVSAVAREVVASLSVLADEREVALTTSGTDGAPHVVGIEAALRRALTALVDNALAHTGSGGHVQVRVSTADDHVLVAVADDGEGIDPAQARDLARRFARGTSRDGGRRFGLGLALVDEVARVHGGQLDVDGAPGHGATFTLRLPASDN, encoded by the coding sequence ATGAGGGACGCCACCGCCGCCGATCGCCAGCTCATGCGGCGCGCCAGCGCCAGCGTCGCGATCCAGGCCGCTCTCGCCGTCGCCCTCGTCGTCCTCGCCATGACCGCGGTGGTGCTGGTGGTCGACGAGCAGCAGCAGCACCGGCAGGCCGACTCCACGACGCGCAGCGCCTGGGCCCGCGCTGACGACGTCAGCGACCCGCCGGTCGGCATCTGGCTGGTGCTGCGCACCGAAGGTGGGCGCACCCTCGTGACGGACGGCGCACCCGAGGCGGTGCGGGAGGTCGACCCCGCGAAGCAACCCGACGGAGCCTCCCGCCTCACCGTTGGCGGCCAGGAGCTCGCGCTGTGGACCGGTGACCGCAGGTTCGGCCGGCTGAGCGCCGTCTACGACCTGTCGCCACGCGAGTCCGAACGCAACCGGCTGCTGGTGAGCCTCGGCGTCGCTGCGCTGCTGGGGATCGCCGGAGCTGCCGGGGTGGGCGCGCTCATCGGACGACGCGCCGTGCGTCCCATGGGTGAGGCGCTCGGGCTGCAGCGGCGGTTCGTCGCCGATGCCAGCCACGAGCTGCGCACTCCCCTCACCGTGCTGCACACGCGTGCCCAGCTGCTGCGGCGGCGGCTCGTCGGGCAGACCGCCGACCCGGCGACCCGCGACGAGCTCGACCGGCTGGTGCGCGATGCGCAGGGCCTCGGTGAGGTGGTCACCGACCTGCTTCTGGCCGCCGAGCTCGAGCACGCTCCTCAGCGCGGCGAGCCCGTCGACGTCAGCGCGGTGGCGCGCGAGGTCGTCGCGAGCCTCAGCGTGCTGGCCGACGAGCGGGAGGTCGCGTTGACGACCTCGGGCACGGACGGCGCGCCGCACGTCGTGGGTATCGAGGCCGCACTGCGGCGCGCCCTCACCGCGCTGGTCGACAACGCGTTGGCGCACACGGGTTCTGGCGGTCACGTCCAGGTGCGGGTCAGTACGGCGGACGACCACGTGCTGGTCGCCGTCGCCGACGACGGCGAGGGCATCGACCCGGCTCAGGCCCGCGACCTCGCGCGGCGCTTCGCGCGGGGCACCTCCCGCGACGGCGGCCGTCGCTTCGGCCTCGGTCTGGCCCTCGTCGACGAGGTGGCGCGCGTGCACGGCGGCCAGCTCGACGTCGACGGCGCGCCCGGGCACGGGGCGACCTTCACGTTGCGGCTTCCGGCCTCGGACAACTGA
- a CDS encoding DUF2231 domain-containing protein, whose translation MFDTIFGLPVHPLIVHATVVFVPAAAVAVALAAFWPRFRRHGAIAALALSVVALVLVPLSTQSGESLEHRVGESALVERHAELADGLLPFVIVLVVAAAAIWWLQRRGAQVRVPLTAAVAVLAVIGVVGTSVQIVRIGHSGAKAAWSGVANTPPSGGEGDGD comes from the coding sequence ATGTTCGACACGATCTTCGGCCTCCCCGTGCACCCGCTCATCGTGCACGCGACCGTCGTGTTCGTCCCGGCCGCTGCGGTAGCCGTGGCGCTGGCCGCGTTCTGGCCGCGCTTCCGGCGGCACGGAGCCATCGCGGCGTTGGCGCTGTCGGTCGTCGCGCTGGTGCTGGTGCCGCTGTCGACGCAGTCGGGTGAGTCGCTCGAGCACCGCGTGGGCGAGTCCGCGCTGGTCGAGCGGCACGCCGAGCTGGCCGACGGCCTGCTGCCGTTCGTGATCGTGCTCGTCGTGGCCGCCGCCGCCATCTGGTGGCTGCAGCGCCGAGGGGCCCAGGTGCGCGTCCCGCTGACGGCTGCGGTGGCCGTGCTCGCGGTGATCGGTGTCGTCGGCACGTCGGTGCAGATCGTGCGCATCGGCCACAGCGGGGCCAAGGCCGCGTGGAGCGGCGTCGCCAACACCCCGCCGTCTGGTGGCGAGGGCGACGGCGACTGA
- a CDS encoding FtsX-like permease family protein, with protein MYVALRDLKVARGRFVLVGLVIALVALMTTLLSGLANGLVDAGISGLRRLPMTHLAFQHGAQSTFSRSTLTPGDLATWRGVPGVEASPMGVSFINAKRPGGSTVDIALIGVPAGSFLAPRRDAERALAGDPGLVLSHAFEDDGVNVGDELTIVGVDRPLPVLGFTYTGSYGHVDIGFTSLSTWQSLLYGDNAKGRFSAIALRADDPAALDSAQAQAATSEGMEVVTKQQAYAGSPGYTGETQTMTMIRWFLLVISALVVGAFFIVWTMQRSRQIAVLKALGASRGYVARDAVGQLGVVLVGAAAVGGLVAFGLGTLVERTAVPFQLDAGPALTALGLLVLFGLAGCLAGVRRVTSVDPSGALRASD; from the coding sequence GTGTACGTCGCACTGAGAGACCTGAAGGTCGCTCGCGGCCGCTTCGTCCTGGTCGGGCTCGTGATCGCGCTCGTCGCCCTGATGACGACGCTGCTGTCCGGGCTCGCCAACGGCCTGGTCGACGCCGGCATCTCCGGCCTGCGCCGGCTGCCGATGACGCACCTGGCGTTCCAGCACGGCGCCCAGAGCACCTTCAGCCGGTCGACCCTCACACCGGGTGACCTCGCGACCTGGCGTGGCGTCCCCGGCGTCGAGGCGTCGCCGATGGGGGTGTCGTTCATCAACGCCAAGCGCCCCGGCGGCTCGACCGTCGACATCGCGCTCATCGGCGTTCCAGCGGGCAGCTTCCTCGCGCCCCGACGCGACGCCGAACGCGCCCTGGCCGGCGACCCCGGCCTCGTGCTCAGCCACGCGTTCGAGGACGACGGCGTGAACGTCGGCGACGAGCTCACCATCGTCGGGGTCGACCGGCCGCTGCCCGTCCTCGGCTTCACCTACACCGGCTCGTACGGGCACGTCGACATCGGCTTCACCAGCCTGTCGACGTGGCAGAGCCTGCTCTACGGAGACAACGCGAAGGGCCGATTCTCAGCGATCGCGCTGCGTGCGGACGATCCGGCTGCTCTGGACTCGGCCCAGGCTCAGGCCGCCACGAGTGAGGGCATGGAGGTCGTCACCAAGCAGCAGGCCTACGCCGGGTCGCCGGGCTACACCGGCGAGACCCAGACCATGACGATGATCCGCTGGTTCCTGCTCGTGATCTCCGCCCTGGTCGTCGGTGCGTTCTTCATCGTCTGGACGATGCAGCGCTCCCGACAGATCGCCGTCCTCAAGGCGCTGGGCGCCTCACGCGGCTACGTGGCGCGCGACGCGGTGGGTCAGCTCGGCGTCGTCCTGGTCGGCGCCGCAGCGGTCGGCGGCCTCGTGGCCTTCGGCCTGGGCACGCTGGTGGAGCGCACGGCCGTGCCGTTCCAGCTCGACGCCGGGCCGGCCCTGACTGCGCTCGGGCTGCTCGTCCTGTTCGGCCTCGCAGGCTGTCTCGCGGGTGTGCGCCGCGTGACGTCCGTCGACCCCTCCGGCGCGCTGCGCGCCTCGGACTGA